The nucleotide window gtatatatctatgtgtatcctgtgctatagatttctgttaaatgacccattttatcattatattataacagtctttgtcttttctgatagtttttgacttaaggagtatttcctttaattatggccacaatatcctcctctaattatttacataaattttcttttttacaattactttcaaccaatttgacttttcagagctaaaggaaggcttttgtaggtggcatattgtagagtgctgtttgttttttatccataaactcatcatatttttcattagagagtttaaaccacttatatttaaagtaacttctaaaggatatgaacttaccattgaaattttttaattctttcccatgtgccctgtagatacattgttcctcattgcctgtcttattctctttatttttatttccttgattttgaagTGACATGCTTTCATtgctttcccatttgcttttgcataccttccacaggcattctgtttgtgaccacattaggaaatggagactaaATAATCTCTGTGTTATAACAACATATCTTAATCTCATAACAGCTTcacttcaagtgaataaaaaaacCTACATGTCTTaaagtgccacatgttcttattaatgtcacaaattataccttttatattgtatatgtgagaacagatttttgtacatttatgctttcagttttttttaattctatagatttattatgagggtttatgaaccatcatgatcaaatagaattctatatctgtttgtacatttatctttaacacagagctttatgttttAACTGTTTGTAATGCTAcccaacataattttatttttcatcacagtggacCCCCTTTACATTTCTTCTGGCCTACTCCCGTGGTGATGAACAGCATTGACTTTTGCTTAGCTTggcaaatctttaatttttctcttgtttttgaaaaaactATTTCCCAGAGAAAGCCTTCTTAGttggtatacttttttttttttttttccactctggcatttagaaaattctcagctgccttattctccaaataatctttctgccattttcccactatattcttcttctaggaatcttTCTTAGATATATTGGTCTAGCTGATTGTATCCAATACGTCCCATACTCCACCTTCAGTTgtgtcccttttaaaattttgcttccctgactcaatatttataaatgaaatgtcttcaactttctgattcttctgcttcattaagtgtgcttctgtgcttctctagtgaatttttcatctctGTTATTATATTCTTCAGCTCTACAATTTGTGTTGggttcttgttatagtttttatgtctgttaatatctcagtttcttcaggcatcattttgcaaattttgttgtctgtgttttgttttttttgtaggGGATGTTTCAGATGATTATTTCTAAGGTTTTTCAGATACTcaaaatatctccatttcttaagtATTTGTTcctggagatttatgttttttgttgctgtggaaCAGGTTTTATgaatcctctgcattccctgAAATCCTGTGATAAGttcagttaattttatctttgtttttacctaTGCATTGTAATTTTGTGTGACAATATTCAACTCTGATCACTTTAACAtagtataatttaatatttaaatatgaattagcaATTTATCCAGtgttaaaataattctctatgtgtttgcttgcctgtGTGAGTAAAAATGATGTCTAGTTTGTTTCaaacttacttatttgttttcttggtttgtagtctataattcttttatctttactgggtgagtagtcataaaaattataatttcagcagttctttatgtgtattatattggtgtgagagaaataatcatgtaaggagACTTGAAGATGGCTGACGAGAATCAAGGCTTGTCAGAGCATTCAAGTAGAACAGTTGAGAATTTAACAGAGGGGAGTGCAGGATGATTCCTGGTAAGCAGTGGACCATACAGTCTGAAACAAGTGAAGTCTGGGACACTAACAGCAGGTACtgagcagctgagaagagaggaggataaaAGGTAGGAACTGGCCCAAACAAAATCACAGGacttctggagcccagggaaaaagtaagggattttgacctcccccacccaggtgccTCAGGCCTGCAATAGGATGCATGTCTCTCATCCCATGGGAGTGTGCTATCAGCAACAAGAGAGCCAGCATCACTGCAGCTGGACACCCCTTCCTCTGCTCCTGATACACTCCAggcatcccaggaagtaattttggcttaAGGTTCTCATAGTTGTGTGACCACATTCCccccatagcaactgccaaagcacCTTTCACTGAGTGACTAAGCCTGCCTTGGGCAAAGGGTAGCACACTTCCAACAAAAGCTGCACTGAGTGACTAAGCATGCCTTTGGCAATGGGGTGCAAACTACCAGCCAAGCTTGCCTTGGAAAGTGTATCGGGTGCtgcaactcagagaggaggagggtggcctgGCACTCACTCTTCCTGAGAGTGTTACAGGAAGACCATGGCCCCTCCTTGCCACCAtagctgatgctggaattctctgtgctgagatgcccagctCTCAGTGCTATGGGTGCTTTTTCACCCAGCTCAGCTTGTGATCTTCCCACTGACAGACACTTGGTGTATCTGTCTGCTGACAGCACAGTCAACAGGATGAGAAGCATTGGGGAAGGGTCCCAGTTTCAAAATCAGGCAGAGAATGAAAGTTCATGTCCATTGGGAGGGtatggaggagaaaaggaaaacagtagtCTATCAATGTTCCCCCACCAAACCTCCCCtggagaactgccatattggatttTGCTTAACCAGGGAGAATCAACTTGCATAAGTACTTGTTCCCatggtaaataaatacatctggTGCCTCTGTCTCAATTAGAGAAGCTGCCCACAACaccactcaatttttttttaattctataaatttgttttatttcattttgttaatgtaaatttataatacaaatatataaaagtataataaattgttactatgagtttggggaaataatcattttttttaatttcagcttattatgggggtacaaaagttcaggttatatatattgcccatgtcccgcccatacccccgagtcagagcttcaagcatttccattccccagacagtgtgcattgcattcatcatgtagttatacccccatcccatcattaagcataatgtcatcaaggtTTATCTCTACTGTGCATGttattagattatttgttttattaaagctgagaaataatccattatttctaaatttcaaattgtatttatcctttcatttggtaagggaagtttgggtttctttcatctattggcctttgtgaataatgatgaaataaatatgagtgtgaagataattttttattttacaatatatgcaagagtttatattcgtgtttctttctgattcattggtccagttttctgtctttctgccagtagaaaacttcattgactactgtagctttttcaatgttttaaaatggggaagtatggtcccaatagcattgtttctctttttgatgattgttcagatctttgcggtctcttgagattccatattatttttgggtttgctgtttctctttttgaaaaaattaaattgagaatttgaaaggaattgcattgaatctgtagaccactatTGACATCTTCACAGCATTAAGTCTTCTTCCCTTGATCAAGAACATGTTCAAAAgagtgttattttcatatatttgtgaatttttctgtgtttcttctgttatttatttacagtttcattccattctggtcagaaattaaagtgtgtaaaatttcagttttctaatattggttaagacttgttttgtggccaaacaGGTAGTTTTTaaggaagaatgttttatgaggTATCAAGAAGATtgtatgttctattattattctatagagtgttctctatatatctgttaggtctaattgccctatggtgttttcaaatcttctgttttcttattattaatttgactggctttattattattgtaagtggaatatcaaagtatcctattattttgctgtccatttcttgcttcaattgtgtcaatattttctttatatatttgtgaacCTTGATGTGAGAAaaagatagatatcatatatatgtattattttcatgggttctcagtgaatgatctctttttatattaaatgtccttgtttgtctcttgtgacagttttggcctaaaatatattttataaactgtaacatttttcacttcaaatataatatgcctaatataattttgaactccactgctcttatatgcttaaggttttcatggtatatcttgttatatcctGCCAGTTTTAGTCTCTTGTTTTCACAAGATATGAAGTAAagtctctttagagagaatatagttggattttttaatccctttatttaactgtgtcttctgactggaaatactggtacataaatatttatataattttctcaaagggaaggacttataatttccctaatattaattgttttaaataacttttgtcactatttcttctttctttcctctttttttcttctgcattatgTGCCACTAATATTTagggacatattttgtttctttgtccaccttcctttgtgtatctctataaacATTTTCCTGATGTTCACAGTGAGAATTACCTAAAATCCTTTGAAGTTGCAAAATACATTGAACTGATAAGTACTCAACTTCAGTtgcatacaaaaattcttaatctttagGTCTGCCCCCAACCTTATGATACTGATGTCAATAATTCTGtctttttacattgtatatcaattaacatatggtaatgctcttttttaattttgtctttcaagttttatagcataaataaatgtttttgtaccatcattataatactgcagaattttatttttgatatgtacaCACATTTCCCAGAGAGTTATGTAGTTATCATAGAAGACAGAAACCAGCTTTtggaaaggccataaaaaacaagatgtatggacatatgtgccaATACTCTCATTCTCTCTTGAAAGGGAGTCCAGGAGATGGAATTTTACTACTAATGTGATTCCTCTATATCAGCGGTGAGGAAGGGCTTTGctaggtaaatgtaacaaactttccttccagttccatttggttcttggtgTCATTCTCATATGGGGTGCTATGAACTATTAGCAgttatgatttctcaaaaagtcatgtttgtaagtatacttttaaggtcatacatctatcatggaagtaagaccatggtattctattgtgCTTTATTGCTAATGTGCctggtatagttttatatattcaaattgtgaagtatattcacctgagtctagttagtgagatactttgttattttcatttctttcagaactgtcttcccattgcacccaagacctggtgccagagcagggcataaaagactcatttcagaaatcaataatgagactATATGAATCCGGTGGCCTTGAAAATATACACGtaagagaagactgggagtgtGTGAATGAGTgtaagaggcagaaagtatatTACGATGGTCTTACCCAATGTTTGTCAACTACCCATAGGAAAATATTCAGATGTATTAAAGTCTTTACCaaattttcaaatctaaatagatataaaaaaagaCCTACAGGAGAGGGAATTTTCAGGCATAATAGATGTGGGAAAACTTTTAACCAGATCTCAAACGTTTCtggacataggaaaattcatacaggagagaagccctacaagtgtgaagaatgtggaaaagcctttaactggtactcaaaacttactacacataagagaattcatactggagagaaaccctacaagtgtgcagaatgtggcaaagcctttacccactgctcacatcttactgaacataagagaattcatacaggagataaaccctacaaatgtgaagaatgtggcaaagcctttacccagtgctcaagtcttattgaacataaaagaattcatacaggagagaaaccctacaagtgtgaagaatgtggcaaagcctttaccaggtactcaagtcttactgaacataaaagaattcatacaggagagaaaccctacaagtgtgaagaatgtggaaaagcctttaactggtgctcaaaacttactacacataagagaattcatacaggagagaaaccatacaaatgtgaagaatgtggcaaagcctttacccagtgctcaagtcttattgaacataaaagaattcatacaggagagaaaccctacaagtgtgaagaatgtggcaaagcctttagccggtgcacagaccttactctacataaaagagttcatacaggagagaaaccatacaaatgtgaagaatgtggcaaagcctttacccggtgctcacaccttactctacataaaagaattcatacaggagagaaaccatacaaatgtgaagaatgtggcaaagcctttacccagtgctcacaccttactctacataaaagaattcatacaggagagaaaccatacaaatgtgaagaatgtggcaaagtgtttacccagtgctcaagtcttactctacataaaagaattcatacaggagagaagccgtacaaatgtaaagaatgtggcaaagcctttacccagtacTTACatcttactctacataaaagaattcatacaggagagaaaccatagaaatgtgaagaatgtggcaaagccgtTAGCCTGTGCACAGACCTCATTctacataaaataattcatacagGAGGGAAACCATGCAAATGTAAAGAACGTGgtaaagcctttacccagtcctcAATCCTTACTCTGTGTTAAGTCATAGTGAAGGGAAACCataaaaatgtgaagaatgtgtctaagcctttacccagtgctcacaccttatggtacataaagaaaagtcatactggagtgaaatcctacagatatgaagaatgtggcaaaaccattAACCGGAACCcataccttactctacataaaagaattcatacagtagagaagccctacaaatgtgaagaatgtggcaaagccttcaatAACTGCTCACGTCTTACACAACATCAAAGACatcatactagataaaagtgagataaatgtaatgactctggaagtgctttcccaaagcattagccttaaaatgcacaacagtacttattctgaaagtaaacaatattaatgtagagcactgaacatacctttacttctatcacagatcttattggacatgagagaacttacactgaaagaaaccctccaatattttctcaagcattgctcaacatcggaaaatttttaatagatagaaaccttacaaatttaatgaatgtgaaaaaagatttatggaaAAGGTATACCTTAGAGAACAACACAGAATTGATACTTCAAACTACTTTACATATATAACAAATTTTGGAACAgatttaatcaaaaatcaagtctaaatagatatcagaggattcacagtacaatgcactaaggcactaacacattcacctatttctttaaaccaggttgttgattatagagaataatccagttaaaatagttagataatttatttgtatgtcagtttgaaaaaagagagagattttttcagagttataattacatgtaaaatatactttctggtcagggtggggtgaaaatgtaacaaagtataattttttgcatttttgataaGCAAATACTGATGTGATTCAACTCTCAAAGCAGTAGATGTTATGATTTCATTCCTAgtatgtatgtgaatgtgtgtggttaatggtagctacatcacagttattagaagtctttctgtcttaagtaggcatcattcatgtacttttccatggaaaattgaaatcactgaaatgtaacatgtatgaactggagaggtgctttgtggttgacttttaacaaacagTATTTTAAGTGATGTATAATGTAGGTATACAGActaatattcttctcattataatcagaatgaaacaattacaatattagaaataaattgttttactaattgcaaattacgatgatgaaatagagtgaattttgaaatatttttagattacatgtagacttgatttgttttattaagttaaaaaaggtttctattgtgtcaaacatgttgtagattgaatgaagtgttattttgcCACTAACATTAACCTGTCTGATGTTACTCAGAGTTGGAGGTAATGGATTGTAAAAAGGTACAATTAGTTACACACTAAAATGATGTCATTTGTGATCCTTTCTTTCAgtggctttaaatttctaatacttcaaagaataatgttcccaaaagttttattatttttttattatttttgcaattacattgttactgtaatgcttataataaagattgtccatttaatgaaaagccatccatttctgaacactgaatgactacttgttccattttattctacatttttctttcaacatgcaACCTCTTTAGCCagtgaagcacaaataaacacattttttatttacatggaatcaaacatacaaatacatcatggttaagatgaactttagttgtaatagatttacagagtaagAAATTATGTTTGTGTGAAAGTGGATGTAtaactattttgaaaagaaaagaagaaatattggaaaaaataggtaatctccaaagtgttgagaatttactagtgaattagaaacttcaaagattctaaaagcaattttttttttgctttatgttgaattaatttgtttaaaaccctaaagcttctGGTTCATAACCTGCCCATACCAgtcctctctttttgtttttgttttttttgctttgttaattgttttattcAAATACATATTGTAATATTCACTATACAACATAGTCTATactagtattaatagtaaaaagtTCACATCATTATATGATACATTGCTTACATTATACTTTATTAgatgtataaataatttttattttgggggtactgaatttg belongs to Eulemur rufifrons isolate Redbay chromosome 30, OSU_ERuf_1, whole genome shotgun sequence and includes:
- the LOC138378458 gene encoding zinc finger protein 678-like: SSHCTQDLVPEQGIKDSFQKSIMRLYESGGLENIHVREDWECVNECKRQKVYYDGLTQCLSTTHRKIFRCIKVFTKFSNLNRYKKRPTGEGIFRHNRCGKTFNQISNVSGHRKIHTGEKPYKCEECGKAFNWYSKLTTHKRIHTGEKPYKCAECGKAFTHCSHLTEHKRIHTGDKPYKCEECGKAFTQCSSLIEHKRIHTGEKPYKCEECGKAFTRYSSLTEHKRIHTGEKPYKCEECGKAFNWCSKLTTHKRIHTGEKPYKCEECGKAFTQCSSLIEHKRIHTGEKPYKCEECGKAFSRCTDLTLHKRVHTGEKPYKCEECGKAFTRCSHLTLHKRIHTGEKPYKCEECGKAFTQCSHLTLHKRIHTGEKPYKCEECGKVFTQCSSLTLHKRIHTGEKPYKCKECGKAFTQYLHLTLHKRIHTGEKP